The following are encoded in a window of Brettanomyces bruxellensis chromosome 9, complete sequence genomic DNA:
- a CDS encoding uncharacterized protein (BUSCO:EOG09264QRY) has product MTSFKFLSFGFTTNEISFLAEQETITILPRYTMNGTRLIGAKMQNLRAMQRQDVPIWLALILKSQDKCNVVIPDWLTVNYLKQRYDEEVKEPNKFSELPWHWLPISKILLDKCSDDFLDHLYEIRSVLQDLREVRQLKARKGIKELNDVYLQLDGLSLMEINEIRPFIIESMNKLRLLSQSVRTDQLAGVGEDETQQSVQGKGNAIDSEISYDDSQIDRTTNEDSNSKPSSSRFDRTTTAGNESGIYSSANTTRIGATDDRMDDTDESEDSDIEYRIH; this is encoded by the coding sequence ATGACATCATTCAAATTTCTATCATTTGGATTCACTACGAATGAGATCAGCTTTCTGGCAGAGCAGGAAACAATCACAATTCTACCCAGGTATACTATGAATGGAACACGATTGATTGGGgcaaaaatgcaaaatctAAGAGCAATGCAAAGACAGGATGTGCCGATATGGCTTGCCTTGATATTAAAGTCACAGGATAAGTGCAATGTCGTAATTCCGGACTGGCTTACGGTGAATTATCTCAAACAGCGATATGATGAGGAGGTTAAAGAACCCAATAAATTCTCAGAGTTACCATGGCATTGGCTTCCAATATCAAAGATACTTTTGGATAAGTGCAGCGATGATTTTTTAGATCACCTGTATGAGATTCGATCGGTTCTACAGGATCTAAGAGAGGTGCGACAGCTCAAGGCAAGAAAAGGTATTAAGGAGTTAAATGACGTCTACTTGCAGTTGGATGGTCTCAGTctgatggaaataaatgaaattagACCGTTCATTATAGAATCCATGAATAAATTACGCTTATTGTCCCAAAGTGTAAGGACAGATCAGCTTGCAGGAGTCGGCGAGGACGAAACACAACAGTCAGTACAAGGCAAGGGAAATGCCATAGATTCTGAAATATCATACGACGATTCACAAATAGATAGGACCACAAACGAAGACTCGAACAGTAAaccatcatcttcaagattTGATAGAACTACCACTGCTGGTAACGAGAGTGGCATATACAGTAGTGCAAATACGACCAGAATCGGTGCAACCGATGATAGAATGGACGATACGGATGAGAGTGAAGACAGCGATATCGAATATAGAATACACTAA
- a CDS encoding uncharacterized protein (BUSCO:EOG0926436T), which yields MTYEKLVYHPEISRVIAFLDTTAGREKLLRTVQYLTRFLAYQSRDDLVELACLKRIQFLIGISRKPLRFLKFLKHFRSLFIVLDDQLKDKKLRAFDVLKQVGFAAYFFLDSVQWFKQLGLINDRKNRSKLVANAGIYGFRCWLIALTGAILGNLRKLHIIYSRRKALSANSSAPDGKEAGISTNTATVDLLEKEDLNIAKEQNDLIKNSLDALVAMNGCNIIDATEGTVGLAGLVTSIMGLKDLWKSTKVGV from the coding sequence ATGACTTACGAGAAATTGGTTTACCATCCCGAGATTAGCAGAGTTATTGCCTTTCTTGACACCACGGCTGGAAGGGAAAAACTTCTCCGTACCGTGCAATACCTCACAAGATTCCTTGCCTATCAGTCAAGAGATGATTTAGTTGAATTGGCGTGTCTCAAGCGGATCCAATTTTTGATTGGTATTAGCAGAAAGCCGTTACGGTTTCTTAAGTTCTTGAAGCATTTTAGAAGCTTATTCATAGTCTTGGATGACCAACTAAAGGATAAAAAGCTTCGGGCATTTGATGTTCTCAAGCAAGTTGGATTTGCAGcatatttcttccttgACAGTGTTCAATGGTTTAAACAACTTGGACTAATTAATGACAGAAAAAACAGGAGTAAGTTAGTCGCAAACGCAGGAATCTATGGATTCAGATGCTGGCTTATCGCATTAACAGGTGCGATTTTGGGCAATCTCAGGAAGCTGCATATCATATATTCCAGGAGAAAGGCGCTTTCTGCAAATTCCAGTGCACCAGATGGCAAAGAAGCCGGAATCAGTACGAATACTGCCACGGTTGATTTgttggagaaagaagatttaaATATTGCCAAAGAGCAAAACGATTTGATTAAGAATTCGCTTGACGCTTTGGTTGCAATGAATGGTTGTAATATTATCGACGCTACCGAAGGTACGGTCGGCTTAGCTGGATTGGTTACCAGTATTATGGGGCTCAAAGATCTTTGGAAAAGTACCAAAGTCGGAGTTTGA
- a CDS encoding uncharacterized protein (BUSCO:EOG09264JQ1): MSEITVTIKAAGDKKHETKVLTTSTILQLKEQLAKEMDVSVDRQRLIYSGKILKDGDTLETYKIKNGHTIHLVKGAAKHSPNTGSSSTNSESQQKTAGEVPRNLAAGQSAFDPLAGLTSARYAGYNIPMPTLEDMGLNSDGQQMFDEQQMERMMENPAFQESMRNILSDPQMIDYMTQQSPSLRAMGPMAREMLQSDYVRNMLTNPQMLRSMLQMQRMMSGASGNSGARDASAFPAPGNTTGSNTASAATRSTTGSNADVNTGSTTSANANISSSANPANPALNPFAALFGAASSAQANAANKNPSNSASSNGESVPPNPFTNPEMWNLLGAMARGSNEAAQTRPADNRPPEEIYQTQLRQLNDMGFFDFDKNVKALRRSGGSVQGAIEELLNGSV, from the coding sequence ATGTCTGAAATTACTGTGACAATTAAAGCGGCTGGAGATAAGAAGCATGAAACGAAAGTCCTAACCACATCTACAATTTTACAGCTCAAAGAACAACTAGCAAAGGAAATGGATGTTTCCGTGGACAGACAAAGATTAATTTATTCTGGTAAGATTCTGAAGGATGGTGATACTCTTGAAACGTATAAAATCAAGAACGGACATACGATTCATCTGGTGAAAGGCGCTGCCAAACATTCTCCTAATACGGGATCTTCTTCAACGAACTCTGAAAGCCAGCAAAAAACAGCAGGTGAAGTTCCGCGGAATTTGGCAGCTGGACAAAGTGCATTCGATCCGTTAGCGGGATTAACCAGTGCGAGATATGCCGGTTATAATATCCCAATGCCTACGTTGGAAGATATGGGATTAAACTCAGATGGACAGCAGATGTTTGATGAGCAGCAAATGGAGCGGATGATGGAGAACCCAGCATTTCAAGAAAGCATGCGAAACATTCTTTCGGACCCCCAAATGATTGATTACATGACTCAACAATCTCCAAGCTTGAGAGCAATGGGCCCTATGGCAAGAGAAATGCTACAGAGTGATTACGTTCGTAATATGTTAACAAATCCACAGATGCTCCGGTCTATGCTGCAGATGCAAAGAATGATGAGTGGTGCTTCCGGTAATAGCGGGGCCAGAGATGCATCTGCCTTTCCTGCCCCAGGAAATACAACAGGATCTAACACTGCTAGTGCTGCTACCAGATCTACTACGGGCAGCAATGCTGATGTCAATACGGGGTCAACTACGAgtgcaaatgcaaatattagTAGTTCGGCCAACCCTGCTAATCCAGCCTTAAATCCATTTGCAGCTTTATTTGGTGCCGCAAGCAGTGCTCAAGCAAATGCAGCCAACAAAAATCCATCGAATTCCGCATCTAGTAATGGTGAAAGTGTCCCTCCTAACCCATTTACTAATCCGGAGATGTGGAATCTGTTAGGTGCAATGGCACGTGGTTCAAATGAGGCAGCACAGACTCGCCCTGCTGACAATAGGCCAccagaagaaatatatcaaaCGCAACTCAGACAGTTGAACGATATGGGCTTTTTCGACTTTGATAAAAACGTTAAGGCCTTGAGAAGAAGTGGAGGTTCAGTCCAGGGTGCTATTGAGGAATTGTTGAATGGCTCAGTTTGA
- a CDS encoding uncharacterized protein (MEROPS:MER0001156~BUSCO:EOG09260JJW), giving the protein MLKSGLALNKEAQVVRRFSCAIKSYLGPTPTSHFRIACFYSTCQTQLEQSKHAVQIRRIFDDEQYWKKFSKSSNPQRHSILGYIGTRGKDSAGLFLNPYLKSPEGLLKFSSDSLEKAKLLTKHIIEDNSNEGLHKCVRNLDRLSDILCRVIDLCEFIRTVHPEGKFEKAAQSCHEQLYEFMNELNTSVELYKRLKQVMTDPEYTSKMLEEEYMTGKLLYFDFQISGIEFKDSVRRNFVNLSQRIEADGQAFLSGVSEPYTMHSVIPNNIIQRGDVNPSIGSGMFYDEEGNLDIPLFNNTGYLTLKTCPNRMVRRIVWRDMHSAPEQQNLRLFNLLADRYVLSIMMKKPSFNEYQLEGKMAKSPANVMTFLNNLLQEIKPGVLKELRQLYQSAQNHHIKEPTDDELIELVKPWDFEYLKWRYTQHNKDSIEEDISPYFSVGTVVSGLSSVLKSLYGIDLCPVSAQKGEIWEKDVRKFEVRNDADVLIGVIYLDLFTRPTKGTGPAHFTICCSRRVTDDEQTSSDPFNLKVQTFQTAKRDGQLYQIPIVVLECSFPGREELDAMGYDKGTPSLLDLSSVETLFHEMGHAVHSMMATTSLHSISGTRCVTDFVELPSILCEQFAKDERVLLSFARHYNTGKPLSAESLHRAKAADDNFRNLGTLGQIKMAMLDQRLHSSSINTKDYSPVKEYHDLEKEIKVYADTESSWPGKFGHLYTYGCLYYSYLLDRALALRIWEHLFAEDPLNRKSGEKLRNDILKWGGGRDPWKLIANVLDKPELSKGDLEAMQFIGRVHNF; this is encoded by the coding sequence ATGTTAAAGTCTGGGCTCGCCTTAAATAAAGAGGCACAAGTGGTCCGAAGATTTTCTTGTGCGATCAAGTCGTATCTGGGTCCAACACCCACTTCCCATTTTCGAATAGCGTGCTTTTACTCCACATGTCAAACTCAACTGGAACAATCCAAACACGCAGTTCAAATCAGACGAATATTTGATGACGAGCAATACTGGAAGAAATTTTCGAAGTCATCTAATCCTCAGAGGCATTCAATACTTGGCTACATAGGCACAAGAGGAAAAGATTCGGCAggtctttttttaaatccATATTTGAAGTCCCCGGAAGGTCTTCTAAAATTTAGCTCTGATTCTCTAGAAAAAGCCAAGTTGTTGACAAAACATATAATAGAAGACAACTCGAACGAGGGATTGCATAAATGCGTTCGTAATTTGGATAGATTGAGCGACATATTGTGCCGCGTTATAGATTTATGTGAGTTCATCAGAACAGTGCATCCAGAAGGGAAATTCGAAAAGGCTGCTCAATCATGTCATGAACAGTTATATGAGTTTATGAACGAACTCAATACATCCGTTGAATTATATAAACGACTCAAGCAAGTTATGACAGATCCTGAATACACATCCAAAATGTTAGAGGAGGAATATATGACAGGCAAGCTActatattttgattttcagATATCGGGAATCGAATTTAAAGATTCCGTCAGACGCAACTTCGTGAATCTTAGTCAGCGGATAGAAGCTGACGGACAGGCCTTTTTGAGCGGGGTTTCGGAGCCTTACACAATGCACTCTGTAATCCCAAACAATATTATTCAGAGAGGGGATGTTAACCCAAGTATTGGTTCAGGAATGTTctatgatgaagaaggaaacTTAGATATTCCTTTATTCAACAATACAGGGTATCTTACACTGAAGACATGTCCAAATCGTATGGTCAGACGTATTGTGTGGAGGGACATGCACAGCGCTCCagaacaacaaaatttaaGACTATTCAATCTTTTAGCCGATCGTTATGTATTGTCCattatgatgaaaaaacCAAGTTTTAATGAATACCAGCTTGAGGGGAAGATGGCGAAGTCGCCGGCAAACGTAATGACATTTTTAAACAATCTCTTACAAGAGATCAAGCCGGGCGTCTTGAAAGAACTCAGACAGTTGTACCAATCAGCACAGAACCATCACATTAAGGAACCAACGGATGATGAACTCATCGAGTTAGTGAAGCCATGGGATTTTGAGTATCTTAAATGGCGGTATACACAACACAATAAAGATTCCATCGAAGAAGATATCAGCCCATACTTCTCTGTGGGAACTGTTGTGTCAGGTTTGTCAAGTGTTTTGAAATCGTTATATGGAATAGATCTTTGTCCAGTATCAGCTCAAAAGGGTGAGATTTGGGAAAAGGATGTGAGAAAGTTTGAGGTTAGAAATGATGCAGATGTTCTTATAGGTGTTATATATTTGGATCTTTTTACAAGGCCAACGAAAGGCACTGGACCAGCGCACTTCACAATATGCTGCTCGAGGAGGGTTACAGATGACGAGCAAACGTCAAGTGATCCTTTTAACTTGAAAGTTCAAACGTTCCAAACTGCAAAAAGGGATGGTCAGCTATATCAGATTCCAATAGTTGTCTTAGAATGCAGCTTTCCAGGGAGAGAAGAACTTGATGCTATGGGATATGATAAGGGAACTCCTAGTCTGCTAGATCTCTCGTCGGTGGAAACTCTTTTCCATGAAATGGGCCATGCTGTTCACTCGATGATGGCTACAACATCCTTGCATAGCATCAGTGGAACAAGATGTGTGACCGATTTCGTTGAGCTACCATCAATTTTATGTGAACAGTTTGCCAAGGACGAAAGAgttttactttcttttgcCAGACATTACAATACAGGAAAGCCACTTTCTGCGGAATCACTTCATAGAGCTAAAGCAGCAGATGATAACTTTAGAAATTTGGGAACACTTGGCCAGATCAAAATGGCCATGCTTGACCAAAGATTACATTCATCATCTATTAACACAAAAGATTATTCTCCAGTCAAGGAGTATCATGACCTTGAAAAAGAGATCAAGGTTTACGCCGACACCGAGTCATCATGGCCAGGAAAATTTGGCCATCTATATACATACGGCTGTCTCTACTACTCATATTTATTAGACAGGGCACTCGCTTTGAGGATTTGGGAGCATCTTTTTGCCGAAGATCCGCTCAATCGAAAGAGCGGAGAGAAACTTAGGAATGATATACTTAAATGGGGAGGTGGAAGAGACCCTTGGAAGTTGATCGCCAATGTTTTAGATAAACCGGAACTGTCAAAAGGCGATCTTGAGGCAATGCAGTTCATAGGAAGAGTCCACAATTTTTGA
- a CDS encoding uncharacterized protein (MEROPS:MER0064210) gives MIKTIFTPNKGYHIADLQKEAPEEAIELNYPLITNGFDQLSWQSEESLETSETTDNVYSDNEHSSDKLREASFNNEYEISDTLLTTHKSLFGDDLSDHETDISLSKSHKGHKKMTNKERKKLKRLKKSQRKGHKQIISNDSASSVDRAAILKELYQTAVGSANSNALIRIRDVTIFSEDLETLLDDNWLDDSIISFAYEYIYTSQIIPTLTERVKYGRKDQIKEAIFLLLPTFSFLLANSPNPSELKDVLPNLEHSSFIFMPVNDNIDFGEPEGGSHWSLVLFCVDDRKAIIYDSLYRANEEESMRLIKNTEAILGKKFEIITEKHTPQQINSSDCGIIVIAITALLTARVLNVEDNRFLNLKLDNVELSAIDAKIFLLGTIANLVKLKSKK, from the coding sequence ATGATAAAGACCATATTTACTCCAAATAAAGGGTACCATATAGCAGATCTCCAAAAGGAAGCTCCAGAAGAGGCAATTGAATTAAACTATCCCCTTATAACGAATGGTTTCGATCAGTTAAGCTGGCAATCAGAAGAGAGCCTAGAAACCTCTGAGACGACAGATAATGTGTACTCAGACAATGAACATAGCAGTGATAAATTGAGAGAAGCCAGCTTTAACAATGAATACGAAATATCTGATACGCTTTTGACTACGCATAAAAGTTTATTTGGTGACGATCTTTCGGATCATGAGACTGACatctctctttccaaaTCACATAAGGGTCATAAAAAGATGACGAACAAAGAgcggaaaaaattgaagaggCTCAAGAAAAGCCAAAGGAAAGGTCataaacaaataatatcaaaCGATTCCGCTTCATCTGTGGACAGGGCTGCcattttgaaagaattgTACCAGACTGCTGTGGGAAGTGCCAATTCAAATGCACTTATAAGAATTAGGGATGTTACAATATTCTCGGAGGATCTGGAGACTCTCTTGGATGATAACTGGTTGGATGATAGCATAATTAGCTTTGCgtatgaatatatatatacgtCGCAAATCATTCCAACATTAACAGAAAGGGTCAAATATGGAAGGAAGGACCAGATCAAAGAagccatttttttgttattacccactttttcatttttgcttGCAAACAGTCCAAATCCTTCGGAATTAAAAGATGTGTTGCCAAACTTAGAACATTCGTCGTTCATTTTCATGCCAGTGAATGATAATATCGATTTTGGCGAACCGGAGGGTGGCTCCCATTGGTCACTGGTACTTTTTTGTGTGGATGATAGGAAAGCAATCATCTACGATTCTTTATACCGGGcgaatgaagaagaatccATGAGACTAATCAAGAATACAGAAGCTATTTTGGggaagaaatttgaaataatCACCGAAAAGCATACTCCGCAGCAAATTAACAGTTCTGACTGTGGCATCATTGTTATAGCTATTACCGCTTTGCTTACGGCCCGCGTTCTTAATGTTGAGGACAACCGTTTCCTTAATTTAAAACTAGACAACGTCGAACTAAGTGCTATAGATGCGAAGATCTTCTTACTGGGGACGATTGCAAACCTTGTAAAACttaaatcaaagaaatga
- a CDS encoding uncharacterized protein (SECRETED:SignalP(1-22)) produces MIPIIHHIILALILLCITQAQSIKIGRQIPVSGRGATELNTKIKGIREELDSYRISHQDDSNGFIRRRHEFLGSYQKDVDKIINNLRQEMNKYLQLNSCLRYYFQDFVDFSELESSEGSAAHILLAINVIVENEPNPRVQSLNLNIMDKDMNALRRKNGIHERESHIAVDYPVMSKSREEYGNEHIDFCFENLKVDRSWSSDPHDINIYTDISFGLPAIKSNYMESTNRIGKINEKLEKSDTELDAMVNQMQSSMATAYSRLRDMNEDTYSKQTIFYILILCSYFGTCIFEILWLRRVLRLRKLA; encoded by the coding sequence ATGATTCCCATAATACATCATATCATATTGGCACTTATTTTGCTGTGCATTACTCAAGCCCAGAGTATAAAAATTGGTAGACAGATCCCAGTTAGTGGGCGTGGAGCAACAGAGCTTAATACTAAGATAAAAGGGATCAGGGAAGAGCTTGATTCGTACAGAATTAGCCATCAAGATGATTCAAATGGGTTTATTAGGAGGAGGCATGAATTTTTGGGAAGTTACCAGAAAGATGTCGACAAGATAATAAACAATTTACGGCAAGAGATGAATAAATATTTACAGCTTAATTCATGCTTGCGATATTACTTTCAAGACTTTGTTGATTTCAGTGAACTCGAATCTAGTGAAGGCAGCGCGGCTCATATTCTCCTGGCGATAAATGTGATAGTGGAAAACGAGCCTAATCCAAGAGTTCAGTCTTTAAACTTAAATATCATGGATAAAGACATGAATGCattaagaagaaagaatggCATTCATGAGCGTGAAAGTCATATTGCCGTGGATTATCCCGTGATGAGTAAAAGCAGAGAGGAATACGGCAACGAGCATATAGATTTCTGCTTCgaaaatttaaaagtaGATAGATCTTGGAGTTCTGATCCTCATGATATTAATATTTACACGGACATCAGTTTTGGTCTCCCGGCCATAAAATCAAATTACATGGAGTCCACAAACAGAATTGGGAAAATTAACGAGAAGCTTGAAAAGTCGGATACGGAGTTGGATGCTATGGTTAATCAAATGCAGTCAAGTATGGCGACTGCATATTCAAGACTCCGTGACATGAATGAAGACACATATTCAAAGCAAACCATCTTTTATATTCTCATACTATGCAGCTACTTTGGCACGTGcatctttgaaattttgtgGCTTCGTCGTGTCCTACGGCTTCGCAAGCTGGCATAA
- a CDS encoding uncharacterized protein (BUSCO:EOG09260KIY), with translation MSDSVKQNGKIPPTLHRKTHVRSPDSQAEVSSNSITLGSSSLTKEAGLSTFGTGNKFTFTSPTTKFAQMAMNLSAPCSSLPHNTNPTAPAIVPEHSMENNDNTNASHTTTHSHQPASRTESSVLTPFLNNHLITNPITTDSPVEEHHYCYRHDPHTQCNKAADEIEMTRIQKRLETLPHQDQEAISHVWSVFSAAPGQQRTLILQGLLTMCCFPQLSLISQEVSKLIRIDFVEALPNELALKVLCYLDCQSLCSAAQVSVKWKQMADDDRVWRHMCEQHIDRKCPQCGWGLPLMAVKRLRESSFVRKRKHDTALDELQNSLKHLPPPLDECKAITEKCRQVKRQRRTRPWKAVYSERFKVERNWRKGIYKIKKFEGHSDGVLCCQYDNNNLLMTGSYDKTIKIWNVETGKLLRTLTGHTRGVRTLAFDEQKLISGGLDGTIKVWNYRTGQCISTYTGHSEGVISVDFHDKVIVSGSADSTVKVWHVDTRTCYTLRGHTDWVTSVKIHSKSKTLFTASDDATVRLWDLRTNKCLKVYGGVENNGHIGQIQCVIPFTVKDKLTTDLQEHANVPDSGEGNNQSENSNEENGKVDEALSGIPNLPSHMLTASLDNTIKLWDVRTGKCIRTQFGHIEGVWSIAADTFRIVSGAHDRTIKVWDLQTGKCMHTFGGHVSPISCVALGDSRIVCGSESGEVKMYCFDCS, from the coding sequence ATGTCTGACAGTGTTAAACAAAACGGCAAAATACCACCTACTTTACACAGGAAAACCCACGTCAGAAGTCCTGATAGTCAAGCGGAAGTCAGCAGTAATTCAATAACTCTGGGCTCTTCTTCGCTCACTAAGGAAGCAGGTTTATCCACATTTGGTACGGGGAATAAATTTACATTTACTTCACCAACCACAAAATTTGCCCAGATGGCAATGAATCTTTCAGCTCCGTGTTCTAGTCTCCCTCATAATACCAACCCCACGGCACCTGCAATAGTGCCGGAACACTCTAtggaaaataatgataatacCAACGCATCGCATACTACAACCCATTCGCACCAACCCGCATCAAGAACCGAGAGTTCGGTTTTAACCCCTTTTCTTAACAACCACCTAATAACAAATCCAATAACAACAGATTCTCCAGTCGAGGAGCATCATTACTGCTACCGTCATGACCCACATACCCAGTGTAACAAGGCAGCAGATGAGATAGAAATGACCCgaattcaaaaaagattaGAAACGTTGCCCCACCAGGATCAGGAGGCGATTTCTCATGTGTGGTCCGTTTTTTCTGCCGCACCAGGTCAACAAAGAACTTTAATACTACAGGGTCTTTTAACAATGTGTTGCTTCCCACAGCTATCGCTTATTTCTCAGGAAGTTTCCAAACTTATAAGAATCGATTTCGTTGAAGCCCTTCCAAATGAACTGGCATTGAAAGTTCTTTGCTATTTGGATTGTCAAAGTTTGTGTAGTGCCGCCCAGGTTTCTGTCAAATGGAAACAGATGGCTGATGATGATCGTGTTTGGAGACATATGTGTGAGCAGCATATTGACAGGAAATGTCCCCAATGTGGATGGGGACTTCCTTTAATGGCTGTTAAAAGGCTTCGTGAGTCATCATTTGTGcgaaagagaaagcacGATACCGCCTTGGATGAATTACAAAACTCGCTGAAGCATCTACCCCCACCTTTAGATGAATGCAAAGCAATCACTGAGAAATGTCGTCAAGTCAAACGTCAAAGGCGTACTAGGCCTTGGAAGGCAGTGTATTCAGAGAGATTCAAAGTTGAACGTAACTGGAGAAAAGGCATTTACAAGATCAAAAAGTTCGAAGGCCACAGCGATGGCGTTCTTTGTTGTCAGTATGATAACAACAATCTGCTTATGACTGGATCTTATGATAAAACGATCAAGATATGGAATGTTGAAACAGGTAAACTGCTACGAACTTTAACAGGACACACACGCGGTGTCAGAACTCTTGCCTTTGATGAACAAAAGTTGATATCAGGTGGCTTGGATGGTACAATTAAAGTTTGGAATTACAGAACTGGGCAGTGTATATCTACATATACGGGTCATAGCGAAGGTGTGATAAGTGTTGATTTTCATGATAAGGTCATCGTTTCAGGTTCAGCAGATTCAACGGTCAAAGTTTGGCACGTGGATACAAGAACTTGCTACACTTTACGGGGACACACTGATTGGGTGACCTCAGTCAAGATACATTCTAAAAGTAAGACTCTTTTCACCGCCTCCGATGATGCTACTGTTCGACTTTGGGATCTCCGCACTAATAAATGCCTTAAAGTTTATGGAGgtgttgaaaataatggCCACATCGGCCAGATTCAGTGTGTCATTCCATTTACTGTTAAGGATAAGTTGACTACAGATCTCCAGGAGCACGCGAACGTTCCAGACTCAGGAGAAGGTAACAATCAATCTGAGAATTCCAATgaggaaaatggaaaagtaGATGAAGCATTGAGTGGCATCCCAAACTTGCCATCACATATGTTGACGGCCTCTTTGGATAACACCATAAAGCTTTGGGATGTCCGTACCGGAAAGTGTATACGGACCCAATTTGGTCATATCGAAGGTGTTTGGTCAATTGCCGCCGATACATTTAGGATTGTCAGTGGTGCACATGATAGAACTATCAAGGTTTGGGATTTGCAGACAGGTAAATGTATGCATACCTTTGGTGGTCATGTTTCTCCAATCAGCTGTGTGGCTTTAGGCGATTCGAGAATAGTATGTGGTTCGGAAAGTGGAGAAGTCAAAATGTATTGCTTTGATTGCTCGTGA